The following nucleotide sequence is from Achromobacter spanius.
ATGGCTGGGTTATTTCGGGTTCCGGCGCTGCTTGATGGGTTTCGCGCGGTCGGCGGCGTCGTTCTTGGGTATGGCATCGCGCGCTGCACCCATCCTACCGCCAGCGCCCCACCCCGACGTCAACCGCCGTTCCGACATCCACCCCCGACGTCAACCGCCGTTACCGACATCCATCCCCCGCCATCAACCGCCGTTACCCGCGCCCAAATAATGGCTGGGGCGTCTCAGCGCGGGGTCGAAGGGGTTGATCTGCGCGCCTACCGCGTCCGCCTCTCGGCGCAGCATTTCAACGATCAGTGGCAGGCGGTCGTCGTCGATGCGTTCGATGGGGGCGGCCACGCTTAGCGCCGCCACCGTTACGCCGTTGGGGTCGTAGACCGGCACCGCCAGCCCCGCGATATTTGGGAACACGCCCTGCCCCTGGCTGCGCGCGTACCGCCGTTCCAGGCATTCCTTGATGCGCACCCGCATCGAAATTTCGTCCACAAAACCCAGATGGTGCAAACGCGGAATGTTGAAGCGGATGACTTCTTCGCGTTCGGCTTCCGGCAGGCTGGCCAGCAGCACCAGGCCGCCCTGGCCCATGCCCAGCGGCACGCGCCCGCCGATATCGCCGGTGTGCGAACGCACCGGGAACGCACCGTCAACCCGGTCCACGCAGACCGCGTCAAAGCCGCTGCGCACCAGCAGGAAAATCGTGTCGTTCAACATGCCCGACAGGCGCAGCATGGCGGGGCGGTAGAGCGAACGCAGGCTGGACTGGTGCGTGCCCGCCGCCGCCG
It contains:
- a CDS encoding IclR family transcriptional regulator codes for the protein MKKSETADDSAGQGVLQRAFAVLRVLADAKGEKLRLTDIAARTGQAQATVHRVLQGLMQEGVVEQPAQSKGYQLSVAFFALAAAAGTHQSSLRSLYRPAMLRLSGMLNDTIFLLVRSGFDAVCVDRVDGAFPVRSHTGDIGGRVPLGMGQGGLVLLASLPEAEREEVIRFNIPRLHHLGFVDEISMRVRIKECLERRYARSQGQGVFPNIAGLAVPVYDPNGVTVAALSVAAPIERIDDDRLPLIVEMLRREADAVGAQINPFDPALRRPSHYLGAGNGG